Proteins encoded by one window of Channa argus isolate prfri chromosome 1, Channa argus male v1.0, whole genome shotgun sequence:
- the LOC137102679 gene encoding filensin, translating to MFKTTYLHEVRKEKYERSDIFDDPEESESSASLSAIQGWESLQELNSRFAKYINRARVLEQRNAVFRKQLETLQRMEEASSLEETFREQIEVNRQRIRELSSDNAKLERELRDACRMLDDFTSKYRNECDYQEQLRGTLEHLNKEADSALLRNLEYQIQSQFLRDDINSTRDRYKKNLAEIQTYVNILQQIKQTLPLVPTVSVSISEEQEKLLAQRKVPALQSQLEEHKSALYQLQAQKQRLQTETSMLEQAIKNTQESYDDEIQVYNEKIESLRKEIEEAERSLEKFTSECRHLAMYQTSLQNELERYKRIIENEDNRLNSAIIGTPITLFTTTYRYTHTPTAPHRGRDITQAIQDITSFKTRQKNQAKKIQKKKELTPKDVMDSGQEERHGGATGEQETKGIPPEEVEDKKVKRNEERPVVSGVSPQDVPDGAQISKAFDTLCNIVRDRMRKYKKPDQITHYPEFYTKGRYVLVTGESSYLDPCFYTSTPSAGHIFVTIRDEMISPYQPYGPRPSPPPSQPKVDPRPLSPTLPPKPGEGKEDDKGERGDKIGDKGQRKKEEPHPQPTDPSPVPSPPCPISDPKGPTPPADQSKKKRDDNDPSGPAPKPAPRAASTSSSSSSSTSSSSFTPEAMSYEKLEVVESVEKFSNGRKVKGYEETSVVVETLIEKSRKKKH from the exons ATGTTCAAGACCACCTACCTGCATGAGGTGCGCAAGGAAAAGTATGAACGCTCAGACATCTTTGATGATCCCGAAGAGTCTGAATCCTCTGCAAGCCTCTCAGCCATCCAGGGATGGGAGAGCCTTCAGGAGCTCAACAGTCGCTTTGCCAAGTACATCAACAGAGCAAGAGTCTTGGAGCAGCGCAATGCAGTGTTCCGCAAGCAGCTGGAGACCCTGCAGCGGATGGAAGAGGCAAGCAGCCTCGAGGAGACCTTTAGAGAGCAGATTGAAGTCAACAGGCAGCGCATCCGAGAGCTGTCATCCGACAATGCCAAGCTGGAGCGAGAGCTGAGGGATGCTTGCCGCATGCTGGATGACTTTACCAGCAA atATAGAAATGAATGTGATTATCAAGAACAGCTACGTGGCACATTGGAACACTTAAACAAG GAGGCTGATAGCGCACTGCTCAGAAACCTGGAGTATCAGATCCAATCACAGTTCCTGCGGGATGACATCAACTCCACCAGAGACAGATATAAGAAG AACCTTGCAGAGATCCAGACCTATGTAAACATTTTGCAGCAGATCAAACAGACACTTCCCCTTGTTCCCACTGTATCAGTGAGCATCTCTGAG GAGCAGGAGAAGCTGCTGGCCCAGAGGAAAGTGCCGGCGCTGCAAAGTCAGCTGGAAGAACATAAGAGCGCCCTCTACCAGCTGCAGGCCCAGAAACAACGCCTACAGACAGAG aCTTCCATGTTGGAGCAAGccatcaaaaacacacaggaaagtTACGACGATGAAATCCAGGTATACAATGAGAAAATTGAATCTCTGCGGAAAGAGATAGAGGAAGCTGAGAGGTCCCTGGAGAAGTTTACCAGTGAATGTCGCCACTTGGCCATGTATCAGACGTCTCTCCAGAATGAGCTGGAGAGGTACAAGAGGATCATAGAGAATGAAGATAACAG GTTGAATTCAGCGATAATTGGCACTCCCATTACCCTGTTCACCACCACTTACCgctacactcacacacccactgCACCACACAGGGGGAGAG ATATCACCCAGGCTATCCAAGACATCACTAGTTTCAAGACCCGCCAGAAGAACCAGGCCAAGAAGatccagaagaagaaagagctGACTCCCAAAGATGTGATGGACAGTGGCCAGGAGGAAAGACATGGGGGGGCTACTGGTGAGCAAGAAACCAAAGGGATCCCACCTGAGGAAGTTGAGGACAAGAAGGTGAAGAGAAATGAAGAGAGACCTGTTGTTTCTGGAGTATCTCCACAGGATGTCCCAGATGGAGCTCAGATCAGCAAAGCCTTCGACACTCTTTGTAACATTGTCAGAGACAGAATGAGGAAGTACAAGAAGCCTGACCAAATTACACACTACCCTGAGTTCTACACCAAGGGTCGGTATGTTCTTGTCACCGGTGAAAGCAGTTACCTAGATCCCTGCTTCTACACCTCGACACCATCAGCTGGCCACATCTTTGTCACAATCAGAGATGAAATGATTTCTCCCTATCAGCCTTACGGGCCCAGGCCCTCTCCTCCACCTTCTCAGCCCAAGGTGGACCCCAGGCCTCTCAGTCCAACCCTGCCCCCTAAGCCAGGAGAAGGAAAGGAAGATGATAAGGGTGAAAGAGGTGACAAAATTGGAGACAAAGGTCAACGTAAAAAAGAAGAGCCCCACCCTCAGCCTACAGACCCAAGCCCAGTCCCCTCACCACCTTGTCCAATCTCTGACCCTAAAGGTCCCACCCCACCTGCGGATCAGAGCAAGAAAAAGAGGGATGATAATGACCCAAGTGGGCCTGCTCCCAAGCCTGCACCTCGTGCTGCTAGcaccagctccagctccagttCCAGCACCAGCTCTAGCAGCTTCACCCCAGAAGCAATGAGCTATGAAAAGCTAGAGGTGGTGGAGTCTGTGGAGAAGTTTTCCAATGGGCGCAAAGTTAAAGGTTATGAAGAGACTTCTGTGGTGGTGGAGACCCTGATTGAGAAGTccaggaagaaaaaacattga